A region from the Sandaracinus amylolyticus genome encodes:
- a CDS encoding NAD(P)H-dependent flavin oxidoreductase, which translates to MTTTRSLETPLTRAVGIEVPLLCGAMYPCSNPELIAAVSDAGGMGIVQPISMSFVHGHELREGLRLIARMTNKPIGFNAIVEKSSKVYEDRMRRWVDIALEEGVRFFVTALGNPRWVVEKVHAVGGTVYHDVTSRKWAERALEGGVDGFIAVNARAGGHAGDQTPEKLLEELAPLGKPVVCAGGVGDERAFTRMLALGYAGVQMGTRFIATEECRAHADYKDAIVRAHADQVVLTEKISGVPVAVIETSYVKAVGTKAGWLSKRLLRHPKGKHWMRTFYTMRSVWQLKRASLEGSGYQQYFQAGKSVDGIERVEPAGDVVRRFADAARQMDALAAE; encoded by the coding sequence CACCCGTGCCGTGGGCATCGAAGTGCCGCTCCTCTGCGGAGCGATGTACCCGTGCTCCAACCCCGAGCTGATCGCCGCGGTGAGCGACGCGGGCGGCATGGGCATCGTGCAGCCGATCTCGATGTCGTTCGTGCACGGGCACGAGCTGCGCGAGGGGCTGCGGCTGATCGCTCGCATGACCAACAAGCCGATCGGCTTCAACGCGATCGTCGAGAAGTCGTCGAAGGTCTACGAGGACCGGATGCGGCGCTGGGTCGACATCGCGCTCGAGGAAGGCGTGCGCTTCTTCGTGACCGCGCTCGGCAATCCGCGCTGGGTCGTCGAGAAGGTCCACGCGGTGGGCGGCACCGTCTATCACGACGTCACGAGCCGCAAGTGGGCGGAGCGCGCGCTCGAGGGCGGCGTCGACGGATTCATCGCGGTGAACGCGCGAGCGGGCGGGCACGCGGGCGATCAGACGCCGGAGAAGCTGCTCGAGGAGCTCGCGCCGCTCGGCAAGCCCGTGGTGTGCGCGGGCGGTGTCGGCGACGAGCGCGCGTTCACGCGCATGCTCGCGCTCGGCTACGCGGGCGTGCAGATGGGCACCCGCTTCATCGCGACCGAGGAGTGCCGCGCGCACGCGGACTACAAGGACGCGATCGTGCGCGCGCACGCCGATCAGGTCGTGCTCACGGAGAAGATCAGCGGCGTGCCGGTCGCGGTGATCGAGACGTCGTACGTGAAGGCGGTGGGCACGAAGGCGGGATGGCTGAGCAAGCGCCTGCTGCGTCACCCCAAGGGCAAGCACTGGATGCGCACGTTCTATACGATGCGCTCGGTATGGCAGCTGAAGCGCGCGTCGCTCGAGGGCAGCGGCTACCAGCAGTACTTCCAGGCGGGCAAGAGCGTCGACGGGATCGAGCGCGTCGAGCCGGCGGGCGACGTGGTGCGTCGCTTCGCGGACGCCGCGCGGCAGATGGACGCGCTCGCGGCGGAGTGA